The following are encoded together in the Panicum virgatum strain AP13 chromosome 6K, P.virgatum_v5, whole genome shotgun sequence genome:
- the LOC120712715 gene encoding alpha/beta hydrolase domain-containing protein 17A-like: protein MGGVTSSVASKMAFFPPNPPSYGVVDEEEEPPAAAGAAQGTNSAAAAEDACKVVTRRVVMTGVRWSVGVEARRVRTRRGSEIIAMYVRRPGARLTVLFSHGNAADLGNMHKIFVELSARLHVNLMGYDYSGYGQSSGKPSEAHTFADIEAAYKCLVDVYGTREEDIVLYGQSVGSGPTLHLAVRLDHIRAVVLHSPILSGLRVLYSVKKTYWFDIYKNIDKIAHVKCPVLVIHGTKDDVVDWSHGKQLWELCHQKYEPLWIEGGDHGNLETFPVYTRHLKKFLSAIKKLPAEKEAAAESGKSPAENKTPSDDLAISEVPSMISRRLEHSRKTEHVDKRRRSTGYREKARSSTDRKEKSRMSVDCFDRIDELEQTEKPRKSFDRIGEKIRSMGLCNVDCFKEPSHSTEPCRGH from the exons ATGGGCGGGGTGACTTCCTCGGTGGCCTCCAAGATGGCGTTCTTCCCTCCTAACCCGCCGTCTTACGGCGTggtcgacgaggaggaggagccgccggcggcggcgggtgccgcTCAGGGGACGaattctgcggcggcggcggaggatgcgTGCAAGGTGGTAACGAGGAGGGTGGTGATGACGGGCGTGCGGTGGAGTGTGGGCGTGGAGGCAAGGCGGGTGCGGACGCGGCGGGGCTCGGAGATCATCGCGATGTACGTGCGTCGCCCCGGGGCCCGCCTCACCGTGCTCTTCTCCCATGGCAACGCTGCCGACCTCGGCAATATGCACAAAATCTTCGTCGAGCTCAGCGCACGCCTCCACGTCAACCTCATGGG GTATGATTACTCTGGTTATGGGCAATCATCGGGCAAG CCAAGTGAAGCTCACACCTTTGCGGACATAGAAGCTGCATACAAATGCCTTGTGGACGTTTACGGGACTAGGGAAGAAGACATTGTTCTGTATGGTCAGTCTGTTGGCAGTGGACCAACCCTCCATTTAGCTGTTCGTTTGGATCACATAAGAGCTGTTGTTCTGCACAGTCCGATACTTTCTGGTTTGCGTGTCTTGTATTCTGTGAAGAAAACATACTGGTTTGACATTTACAAG AATATTGACAAAATTGCCCATGTGAAATGCCCGGTTTTGGTAATCCAT GGCACAAAGGATGATGTTGTTGACTGGTCCCATGGAAAGCAGCTCTGGGAGCTGTGCCATCAGAAGTATGAACCTCTGTGGATCGAGGGAGGCGACCATGGTAACTTGGAGACATTCCCCGTGTACACAAGACATTTGAAGAAGTTCCTGTCAGCCATAAAAAAACTGCCAGCTGAAAAAGAAGCTGCAGCTGAGAGTGGAAAATCGCCAGCTGAGAACAAAACACCATCTGATGATCTAGCTATTTCCGAGGTTCCTTCCATGATCTCGCGAAGGTTAGAACACTCGAGGAAGACGGAACATGTGGATAAACGCAGACGAAGCACTGGCTACAGAGAGAAGGCGAGATCCAGTACAGACAGGAAAGAAAAATCTAGGATGAGTGTCGACTGCTTTGACAGGATTGATGAACTTGAGCAAACAGAAAAGCCAAGGAAAAGCTTTGATAG gattggagagaagattAGATCGATGGGTCTGTGCAATGTGGATTGCTTCAAAGAGCCTTCGCATAGCACTGAGCCTTGCCGTGGTCATTGA
- the LOC120712713 gene encoding heat shock protein 90-5, chloroplastic-like — protein sequence MAPALSGTLGASSVAALRPRAARGAPSAASSVAPRGSGAARCPRGVRWEAERSRGRIVRIRCDAAVTEKPAGEEAAEEKFEYQAEVSRLMDLIVHSLYSHKEVFLRELVSNASDALDKLRFLGVTDSSLLADGGELEIRIKPDPDAGTITITDTGVGMTKDELKDCLGTIAQSGTSKFLKALKENKDLGSDNGLIGQFGVGFYSAFLVAEKVVVSTKSPKSDKQYVWEAVADSSSYVIKEETDPEKMLTRGTQITLFLRPDDKYEFADPSRIQGLVKNYSQFVSFPIYTWQEKSRTVEVEEDEEPKEGEEATEGEKQKKKKTITEKYWDWELANETKPIWMRNPKEIKKTEYNEFYKKTFNEFLDPLAHTHFTTEGEVEFRSVLYVPGMAPLSNEEIMNPKTKNIRLYVKRVFISDDFDGELFPRYLSFVKGVVDSNDLPLNVSREILQESRIVRIMRKRLVRKTFDMIEELAEKEDKEDYKKFWESFGKFIKLGCIEDTGNHKRLAPLLRFHSSKNESDTISLDQYVENMPESQKAIYYIATDSLQSAKTAPFLEKLVQKDIEVLYLIEPIDEVAIQNLQTYKEKKFVDISKEDLELGDEEEENKETKQEFTLLCDWVKQQLGDKVAKVQISKRLSSSPCVLVSGKFGWSANMERLMKAQTLGDTSSLEFMRGRRIFEINPDHPIIKDLNAACKNEPESTEAKRAVELLYEAALISSGYTPESPAELGGKIYEMMVIALGGRWGRSDTEEAEATTTGEASAEADSSEGTVTEVIEPSEVRPESDPWRD from the exons ATGGCGCCGGCGCTGAGCGGGACCCTGGGCGCGTcgtcggtggcggcgctgcggcccCGCGCGGCGAGGGGGGCGCCGTCCGCCGCGAGCTCGGTCGCGCCGCGGGGAAGCGGGGCGGCAAGGTGCCCCAGAGGGGTCAGATGGGAGGCCGAGAGGAGCAGGGGCAGAATTGTCAGGATCAGGTGCGATGCAGCCGTCACGGAGAAACccgccggggaggaggcggccgagGAGAAGTTCGAGTACCAGGCGGAG GTGAGCCGCTTAATGGACTTGATCGTTCATAGCCTGTACAGTCACAAGGAGGTATTTCTCCGGGAGCTCGTCAG TAATGCCAGCGATGCATTGGATAAGTTGAGGTTTCTTGGCGTGACTGATTCTTCTTTACTTGCTGATGGTGGCGAGCTGGAAATAAGGATTAAACCTGACCCTGATGCTGGAACAATTACTATCAC TGATACTGGTGTTGGGATGACCAAAGATGAGCTGAAGGACTGCCTTGGTACGATTGCTCAGAGTGGCACCTCAAAATTTTTGAAGGCCCTCAAG GAGAACAAAGACCTTGGGTCCGATAATGGTTTAATTGGTCAGTTTGGTGTTGGGTTTTACTCAGCTTTTCTTGTAGCGGAGAAG GTTGTGGTGTCCACTAAGAGCCCAAAATCAGATAAACAGTATGTGTGGGAAGCTGTGGCGGATAGTAGCTCCTATGTCATCAAGGAAGAGACTGACCCTGAGAAGATGCTTACACGTGGAACTCAGATCACTCTCTTTTTAAGG CCTGATGACAAATATGAGTTTGCTGACCCTTCAAGGATTCAAGGCTTAGTGAAGAACTACTCTCAGTTTGTGTCATTCCCCATATACACGTGGCAGGAGAAATCAAGAACTGTTGAG gttgaagaggatgaagagcCAAAAGAAGGTGAAGAGGCAACAGAA GGTGAgaaacaaaagaagaagaagactatTACTGAGAAATACTGGGACTGGGAGCTAGCTAACGAAACAAAACCCATTTGG ATGAGAAATCCAAAGGAAATCAAGAAAACTGAATACAATGAGTTCTATAAGAAGACATTCAATGAGTTCTTGGATCCTCTTGCCCACACTCACTTCACAACAGAG GGTGAGGTAGAATTCAGGAGTGTTCTGTATGTTCCAGGAATGGCGCCCCTTAGTAACGAGGAGATAATGAATCCCAAGACCAAAAATATCCGGCTATATGTCAAAAGAGTCTTCATCTCTGATGACTTTGATGGTGAACTG TTTCCAAGATACTTGAGCTTTGTCAAAGGTGTCGTTGATTCAAATGACCTTCCCCTCAACGTTTCTCGTGAGATTCTTCAAGAAAGTCGAATT gTAAGGATTATGCGCAAGCGACTTGTCAGGAAGACGTTTGATATGATTGAAGAGCTTGCCGAAAAAGAAGATAAGGAG GATTACAAGAAGTTCTGGGAAAGCTTTGGCAAGTTTATCAAGCTTGGTTGCATTGAGGACACAGGAAATCACAAGCGCCTTGCTCCATTGCTGCGATTCCACTCTTCTAAAAATGAGAGTGATACGATAAGCCTTGATCAATATGTGGAGAACATGCCTGAGAGTCAAAAGGCAATATACTACATTGCCACAGATAGTCTACAGAGCGCAAAGACTGCTCCTTTCTTGGAAAAGCTGGTCCAGAAAGACATTGAA GTTCTCTACCTTATTGAGCCAATAGATGAGGTTGCCATTCAGAACTTACAAACCTACAAAGAGAAGAAATTTGTGGATATCAGCAAAGAGGATCTGGAATTGG GtgatgaagaggaagaaaataaagaaacaaAGCAGGAATTCACTCTCCTATGTGACTGGGTAAAACAACAGctcggcgacaaggttgctaaGGTCCAAATATCAAAGCGTCTAAGTTCATCACCATGTGTTCTTGTATCTGGCAAGTTTGGTTGGTCCGCCAACATGGAAAG GCTCATGAAGGCACAAACACTTGGTGACACGTCAAGCTTGGAATTTATGAGGGGGAGGAGGATTTTTGAAATTAACCCCGACCACCCTATTATCAAGGATTTGAAT GCTGCTTGCAAAAATGAGCCTGAAAGCACAGAAGCTAAGAGGGCCGTCGAGCTGTTGTATGAGGCTGCTTTGATCTCCAGTGGATATACT CCGGAGAGTCCAGCAGAGTTGGGTGGCAAAATCTACGAGATGATGGTGATTGCCCTCGGCGGTCGATGGGGGAGGTCTGACACAGAAGAGGCTGAAGCAACTACTACTGGCGAGGCCAGCGCGGAGGCAGATTCATCTGAAGGCACCGTGACGGAGGTGATTGAGCCTTCAGAAGTAAGACCCGAGAGCGACCCGTGGAGGGATTAG
- the LOC120712714 gene encoding transcription factor BHLH089-like: protein MDSFAWAAVSQTPGLAGGGAAGSDGQGGGFLPSMAGFHLPPPACLEHFSVDSGLVERAGRSPCFGAANGTATTASASNITLEGASAHRSKVAGGSSSVSGVHDEAGTGDCSSGGPEPDYKNMNGSNEDVLGTDRAKASNASTDSANESSRSKGVKGEENGLAAATGVAGKRKRNGSKAPDEEGEGYIHVRARKGQATNRHSLAERLRREKISERMKLLQDLVPGCSKVTGKAVMLDEIINYVQSLQRQVEFLSMKLAAVNPQLGLNIEGILSKDLIRFPGAPPSAPLGFSLSQSGMVQEGVHGLASSNGFRTVMQEQLNERDSFRQHVSQSLEQMPRAMDGWFHNAGQIGYRAVINPEHLSISPDQDGFHL, encoded by the exons ATGGATTCATTTGCATGGGCGGCGGTCTCTCAGACCCCGGGgctagccggcggcggcgccgccggctccgaCGGGCAAggcgggggtttcttgccgtcGATGGCCGGGTTCCATCTCCCACCTCCGGCCTGTCTCGAACACTTCTCGGTGGACTCCGGCCTCGTCGAGCGGGCCGGGCGCTCGCCCTGTTTCGGCGCTGCAAATGGAACAGCAACCACCGCAAGCGCCTCCAACATCACCTTGGAGGGGGCGTCGGCTCACCGGAGCAAGGtcgccggcgggagcagcagtGTCAGTGGCGTCCACGACGAGGCCGGCACCGGAGACTGCTCCTCCGGAGGACCGGAGCCGGACTACAAGAATATGAATGGATCAAACGAG GACGTTCTTGGGACGGATCGAGCGAAGGCGTCCAACGCGTCCACCGATTCCGCAAACGAGAGCTCGCGCAGCAAGGGCGTCAAAGGCGAAGAGAATGGCCTGGCCGCAGCGACAGGGGTGGCCGGCAAGAGGAAACGGAATGGATCCAAGGCGCCTgacgaggaaggggaagggtaCATCCATGTCAGGGCCCGGAAGGGGCAGGCAACCAACAGGCACAGCCTTGCAGAGAGG TTGAGAAGGGAGAAGATCAGCGAGAGGATGAAGCTTCTGCAAGACCTTGTTCCTGGTTGCAGCAAA GTGACCGGGAAGGCGGTAATGCTGGATGAGATCATCAACTACGTCCAGTCCCTGCAAAGGCAGGTCGAG TTCCTATCCATGAAGCTTGCGGCGGTCAATCCACAGCTCGGCCTCAACATAGAAGGGATCCTGTCAAAAGAT CTTATTCGCTTCCCTGGTGCTCCTCCATCTGCTCCCCTCGGATTCTCATTGTCGCAGTCAGGCATGGTCCAGGAAGGCGTTCATGGATTGGCCAGTTCGAATGGGTTCAGAACAGTCATGCAGGAGCAACTAAATGAGAGAGACTCGTTCAGACAGCATGTTTCTCAG tcTCTGGAGCAGATGCCTCGCGCCATGGATGGATGGTTCCACAATGCAGGGCAAATAGGGTACAGGGCAGTCATCAATCCAGAACATCTAAGCATCAGCCCTGATCAGGACGGGTTTCATCTTTGA